The genomic stretch GTGTGttgccctgcctggggcaggggtTCAGTGTGTGCCCCTCACCCCAGACAGCAGTGCCCTGCCTCCCCCCAGTGACATTTTTGCTGTCCTTGTCATCACAGGAGCGTTCGACCTCCAGCCAGAGGAAGTTCATTTAGTAACTTTCTGTGTAACAGGTAAGGAAATGTTCCCCTGGGTTTGGAAGTACATGTCCTGAAATAAAAGGGCAGGGAACTTCTCAGACATGGCTTTTTCTCTGTCCTGTCAGAAAGAACAGCACAAATCCTGCATACAGATGTgtaattttcagttttgctgctgcACTGCAACCAACTCATAATCATGGCTAGGTTATTTTGGCACATATATCCCAAGAAACAGGGCTTTTTCCCTGTAAATTGTCCTGGCAGAAGCAgttggctggagctgctgttctCTTAGGAGACAGCTGCAAGTCCTACATGTGTTGTTACTGGCCTCTGCCTTCTTTTCCATATTTCATTTAGTTTTCCTTGGCTTTTTCTATCTTGTGCAACATCAGATCTCTTGCTCTCCAATAAcatataattaaataaatgctGCTCAGACTAAAATCCAAAGCCCTACAAGTttgacttctttttcttcattacaGAACTAAATGACAGAGAAGAACAAGATATTCACTTTCCAATAATTTATGGAATAGGTGAGTTAGTTAAATTAGAGTTGAATTTTCTTTTGGTCACTGGATTGCTTTTTAGATTCCAATAGTAAATGGACTGCTTTTAATGGATGAGAAAAGTTCACTCTAAAAGTTGCACACTGCTGTCAGAGgcaaaaatgcttttcttgtGGTGCCACAGCTGGGAGATGCACACATGAAGAAGCTGTATGCAAGTacagattttttcctttaactgCACTTAAGAGTTTATCAGCATCGAGCTATTGCACTAAATTTATGCTTAGAATTAAATCTTCTTCTCTTTGATTATTCAGTGTTTTTTCTAATTAGTTCGCTCATCTCTGGAATATTGAAATGCTGCCAAAGGAAATGAAGTAGAAACATCCTGTCACAGGCTTGGGgtctgagaaataaaaatgtgtgatGAGTTCTGCAGTTCTGCAACACAGTTTTGTTAGGTACATGGTCATTGTAAAGAAATGCTTCAAAACAATTAATTCTTACTATATTTAATCTCTATTCCCTACCAGCTGTGAATGTTAAAACAGCAGAGATTTTCCCTGCAACCTTCCCAGTAAAAGGGCCAGATGAGGATCTGCGTTCAGCCCACACTTTAACAGGAGCACCAGTGAGTAAGAGATGGTGAAGATGGGGAGACCAGTCAGGAACAATGGGACATCCAAAGTTTGAGGGGAATATCCTTTGGTAGCTCTGGGTTTGTGGGAGTAGCTGGGGTGTCAGTGCAGCTGGGGGgactcagggctgagctgggccaggctgAGGGGAGCCCTCCCTgtctggggcagccctggctgcctctgcagcctcctctgttcctgcagctgaccAACATCTACGATGCCAAGACAGAGCAGCTCCGGATTGGGCCTTATTTCTGGGGGCCTTTCCCACATGTGGATTTCTGGCTGGAACAAGATGATGCACAGATTTTACAGGTACCTGAAACGAactgctttggggttttttgccttcTAGCTGAGTAGAGAGAGGGGTGTTACAGTATGTCAAAACTTTTCCCAgtgcactgctgtccctgggagggtggggaatATCCTTCTAGAGGGCAGGATAATGAGAACATTGTATCCTGAATGTCAAGCAGCTCTTGCTCCCATCTTCTTTTTCAGAACCTTTCCACGTCACCCCTGGCTGAGCCCCCCCACTTTGTTTCCCACATTAGATCTACATTAACATTTCTGAAAGAACACCCATTTCCATCTCGGTCCCTGTTTCCTGACAGGAAGCCTCGAATCtacaaaaaaaatgaagaagggTTGTGGGAACAGGTTTGCTCTGACAAAATCTAACCTGGAACCCACCCCCACAATTGCtttaaggaaataaaacttgcaggaaGAGCAATTTGTTGCAAATAGCATATTGCTGCTCACAAATACCAATGTTCCTgtgcttttcaaaataaaatattttgatagaAGTAACTTGCTTTTTCTGCATTACTTATGTAGAAATCAGAGTTTCTTTGAAGTAAGAATTTGGCTTTGTTTAGGTTCTGTTGCTCCAGTGCAGTAATTTGATGGGCAGGTAGAGGTGGCAATGCTGGAGACTGACAAGGTGAGTCACTGCACTGGTGTGCACTTCATTAAATGATTTGGCGCCcacaaggaaagaaagagtTTGCTGGAATGTAGCAAAGTGTCCTTCAACAATAACTTAATTCCAGAGTAATAATTTGAAGTATCTTTATTGAAACATTCAGGTAATTATTTAAAGAATGAAGCTCATTCCAACAAAACTACTGATTTAACATTTCCAAgtataaaaacattaaaaattaatctctCTGGGGATAACTTTTATCCCCAACAAATTACTGTTATTAACATACTTCATTGCACTAGAGAAACCAAGGAGGAAGACTAGTCAATTTAATTGCTTTTGCACTTTAGAAAAAATTGCACTGATTTACAtaaattaccccaaaattacccaaGCAAAGTTAACCTTGTTCATGgcatcccagcactgcaggcttCAGAAGCTGAGTCAAATCAGGTGCCAGTACAATTCAAAACCCTCAAATTTGCAGAATATCAAAGTAAGTCCCACTACCACTACTGTCATTATGGTATTAAGGGATACCTGTGGGGGGAtaaaagggagggaggagaaatcCCAAATGCAGCAAACTGCAGTATCCAGTTCTAGAGGGAGGGGAGGGTTTGTATCACCATCAGGTTACTTGGGGAAATCAAGTGTTGCCAAAGATGGCTTTTCCACAAGACACTCTGAAAATTTGCAGTGAAGTGATTGTTTGGGAGAAGAGTTTTACACTTTGGATTTTGATTTATTCAAAACTTTTCTTGTGCATTAAGTAGTCCCAAACACTCTGAAGTTGTGCTGTATGTAAATAAcctaaataatttcttttgccTCTGTACAATTCCTACCATAAGTAAGTTACCTCTATTCAAAAAATAAGTGTTGAAACCATCACAAATGTATTGGTTTTCCAAGCTTTACTACAGctatctttaaaaatacacaacAGAAAGAACTCCAGTTACACTGCATGAACATGTTCAGTATTTGGTGTGTAAATGGTGTGCAGAGGAAAGTAACAGTGCCTTGTGCtccttcccagggcaggggcaggaagcTGGCCAGGCATGCAGAGGCACTATTGCTTTCTAGAAGGCTGAAAATTCACTAACTCAGTCCCATGTGGGCTGTGGCTGGGGGTGCAGTGGTACAGGAGCAGAACGAGGGGTGATGGCCCAGTGCTCCTCAGTGACTCCATCCTCAGggcccctgtccctccccagggccccccagcccacagctctgggcaggctgtggggaagggaacagaaaaAAGCAACACAGAACCAGGGTGACTTCAGGAGAAGTTTTGCAGGAGAGCccaaactgaattttaaatacTAAAAAGGTGAACAACTGGCAGTTGTTTTTTATAAAGTAGAGTAACATaagatattttataattattggGTGCAACTGTATTTTTCAGCATGTGCATGGCTGAGTGGTTAGTTAGCAATCTGTCatgcctgggctcctgcaggaagGATAACTGCCACGTGTGTTTACAAACGTTCATGAGCACTCAATAAATTTCACTACAGCTTTGGTGACACCAACATGGAGAGGATTAAAGCAACTGTAACAAGTGTACAATAAGACAAATCTCTGTCCTGGGGGAGGGAATGTATATTTGTGCAAAATCCCAGTGAGTAAGTTACAGTAGTTATTACTGTACTGTGTGGCACTGCTCACATCTTCAATGCACCGGTACCAgctgcctccctgggcagggccctCCTCAGCACAGTCTGAAATCCACACTCTGGATTTTATCTTTGACTTGCTTGCTCCTCTGCCTTGGTGCAGTCTGGTGGTGACTGGTCACTGTGAATGTCCTCAGTGTCTGTCTTTGCCTGCACCAcctccttctgctcctctgctctttCCATCTCCAAAGATCCTTGCTCTTGGCCAGGGGAGagatttgggggtctctggtccagcctgtccaggtcaTCACAGTGGCTGATGGAACTGGTCTCACTGAACCCATCAGAGCTTCTCAGAGACCTTTTGAAAGCTTTCTGACCTGTGAAGTGTTTGAAGCATTCAGTACCCATGGAGGCAGCAAATACAAACAGTGGTGTGCACAAGTTCAGTTTCCAAAGGAAGTATTGGAATTTTGTAACAGCAGAgaagttggttttgtttgcctgCTACTTTGGACCCTGAACACAGACCCAGACAGGTCTGCAAAGCAAGAGCCCCTGTTACTGTATCCTGAGCTGAAGCCAGGCTGCCTGCTTACAAACTGAAATCATTCCAGGTTAAACAACTGAACTGAAAGTCATAGGCTGGAAGCCACCAGCCCAAAAAGTGAGTTAAAACCAGC from Ammospiza caudacuta isolate bAmmCau1 chromosome 17, bAmmCau1.pri, whole genome shotgun sequence encodes the following:
- the NTAN1 gene encoding protein N-terminal asparagine amidohydrolase isoform X1 translates to MPLLVNGARVDLARPTGDMIRAHPHLEEKAKLLRSQPAQIVEPKGLLYVQQREFAVTTPKDGSVSILGSDDATTCHIVVLRHTGSGATCLTHCDGSDTEAEVSLIMSSVKSFSSSTGCGRLEVHLVGGFNDDRQLSQKLTNQLLRAFDLQPEEVHLVTFCVTELNDREEQDIHFPIIYGIAVNVKTAEIFPATFPVKGPDEDLRSAHTLTGAPLTNIYDAKTEQLRIGPYFWGPFPHVDFWLEQDDAQILQNLSTSPLAEPPHFVSHIRSTLTFLKEHPFPSRSLFPDRKPRIYKKNEEGLWEQVCSDKI
- the NTAN1 gene encoding protein N-terminal asparagine amidohydrolase isoform X2, with translation MPLLVNGARVDLARPTGDMIRAHPHLEEKAKLLRSQPAQIVEPKGLLYVQQREFAVTTPKDGSVSILGSDDATTCHIVVLRHTGAFDLQPEEVHLVTFCVTELNDREEQDIHFPIIYGIAVNVKTAEIFPATFPVKGPDEDLRSAHTLTGAPLTNIYDAKTEQLRIGPYFWGPFPHVDFWLEQDDAQILQNLSTSPLAEPPHFVSHIRSTLTFLKEHPFPSRSLFPDRKPRIYKKNEEGLWEQVCSDKI